Proteins encoded in a region of the Streptomyces violaceoruber genome:
- a CDS encoding cysteine desulfurase-like protein, with product MALDVAAIRAHVPALKSGTARFDAPGGTQTPQPVIDAIAAALTAPLANRGRNTEGERNADRIVDEARSALADLLGTTPGTVVFGRSSTQLAYDLSRTLAKGWGPGDEVVVTRLDHDSNIRPWVQAAEAAGADVRWADFDPATGELRPEHLAAVLGPRTRLVAVTAASNLIGTMPDLPALASLVHANGAHFHVDAVHYASHAVVDLAATGADTLVCSPYKFLGPHLGVLTGRAELLESLRPDKLLPSADTVPERFELGTLPYELLAGTSAAVDFLAGLEPEAEGSRRDRLVASFAALEAHEEALRERLERGLAELGGITVYSRAARRTPTLLFTVAGLRPADVYRQLAERAVDAPAGSFYAVEAARRLGLGDEGGVRVGLAPYSSAEDVDRLLTALGALER from the coding sequence ATGGCCCTCGACGTCGCCGCGATCCGCGCGCACGTGCCCGCCCTGAAGTCCGGTACCGCGCGGTTCGACGCGCCGGGCGGTACGCAGACCCCGCAGCCGGTGATCGACGCGATCGCGGCGGCGCTGACCGCCCCGCTCGCCAACCGGGGGCGCAACACCGAGGGCGAGCGCAACGCGGACCGGATCGTCGACGAGGCGCGGTCCGCGCTCGCCGACCTCCTCGGGACCACGCCGGGGACGGTCGTCTTCGGGCGCAGCTCCACCCAGCTCGCCTACGACCTGTCGCGGACCCTGGCCAAGGGCTGGGGGCCGGGCGACGAGGTGGTGGTCACCCGGCTCGACCACGACTCGAACATCCGGCCGTGGGTGCAGGCGGCCGAGGCGGCCGGGGCAGACGTGCGGTGGGCGGACTTCGACCCGGCCACCGGCGAGCTGCGTCCCGAGCACCTCGCGGCGGTGCTGGGCCCGCGCACCAGGCTGGTCGCGGTCACCGCCGCGTCGAACCTGATCGGGACCATGCCGGACCTGCCGGCGCTGGCGTCCCTCGTCCACGCGAACGGGGCGCACTTCCACGTCGACGCGGTGCACTACGCCTCGCACGCCGTGGTGGACCTGGCGGCGACGGGCGCGGACACGCTGGTGTGCTCGCCGTACAAGTTCCTCGGCCCACACCTGGGCGTGCTGACCGGCCGGGCCGAGCTGCTGGAGTCGCTGCGCCCGGACAAGCTGCTGCCGTCCGCCGACACCGTGCCCGAGCGTTTCGAGCTGGGCACCCTGCCGTATGAGTTGCTGGCCGGGACGAGCGCGGCGGTGGACTTCCTGGCGGGGCTCGAACCGGAGGCCGAAGGCTCTCGCCGGGACCGGCTGGTCGCCTCGTTCGCCGCGCTGGAGGCGCACGAGGAGGCGCTGCGCGAGCGCCTCGAACGAGGGCTCGCGGAGCTGGGCGGGATCACCGTGTACTCGCGGGCGGCACGGCGCACCCCGACGCTGCTGTTCACCGTGGCGGGCCTGCGCCCGGCCGACGTCTACCGGCAGCTCGCCGAGCGGGCGGTCGACGCGCCTGCCGGTTCCTTCTACGCCGTGGAGGCCGCGCGCCGGCTGGGCCTCGGCGACGAGGGCGGCGTACGTGTGGGCCTCGCTCCGTACAGCAGCGCGGAGGACGTGGACCGGCTGCTGACGGCGCTCGGCGCCCTGGAGCGCTGA
- a CDS encoding helix-turn-helix domain-containing protein: protein MGLAVRAEKPPVADRPDTVPAPLLAALSRHGVTAQAVAEGDGDRALWSGSGPRPDDDEPRQPLRRVRRALAELPTGRRPPAGGRHRQAPPGPRRPGRHPDRGPQRGPARHRQGRPAVRPSVEHTDELGVGGLPAAWQQSDITRAFAESALAPLGGPEHAHLLTTLRVFLEHGGSAATARALGLHRNTVAARLRQVRERLGVPLDDPSNRLALQMACRAPTSP, encoded by the coding sequence GTGGGTCTGGCCGTACGCGCCGAGAAACCGCCCGTGGCGGACCGTCCCGACACCGTCCCCGCACCGCTGCTCGCCGCCCTGTCCCGGCACGGCGTCACCGCCCAGGCGGTCGCGGAGGGCGACGGAGACCGGGCGCTGTGGTCCGGCAGCGGTCCCCGGCCCGACGACGACGAACCCCGCCAGCCGCTGCGCCGGGTGCGCCGGGCGCTCGCCGAACTTCCCACCGGCCGGCGGCCGCCGGCTGGTGGCCGGCATCGGCAGGCCCCGCCAGGGCCCCGGCGGCCTGGCCGACACCCTGACCGAGGCCCGCAACGCGGCCCGGCTCGCCACCGCCAGGGACGTCCGGCCGTCCGGCCGTCCGTGGAACACACCGACGAACTCGGCGTGGGCGGACTGCCGGCCGCCTGGCAGCAGTCCGACATCACCCGCGCCTTCGCCGAGAGCGCGCTCGCCCCGCTGGGCGGCCCCGAGCACGCCCACCTGCTCACCACCTTGCGGGTCTTCCTCGAGCACGGCGGCTCCGCCGCCACCGCCCGCGCCCTCGGCCTGCACCGCAACACCGTCGCCGCCCGGCTGCGTCAGGTCCGCGAACGCCTCGGCGTCCCTCTGGACGACCCCAGCAACCGGCTCGCCCTCCAGATGGCCTGCCGTGCCCCGACCTCCCCCTGA
- a CDS encoding ABC-2 transporter permease, whose protein sequence is MAHTSQETDDGGPARGRWSAFRQSPFWPATVLVLILAAAAGFFAGSYTYSMANPTPRLIPTAVVGSYEKAGGRAFLRGLEQALNTSVRVHPYETRAAAREAIEQQEVFAVFELRDDGRDAALDVSGASGASVAELLAQTAPAVGKKLGVQVTVRDVNPLQRGDPRGLAIFYISLAAVIIGFVGAIQLSVHARALTPLERILFTVAYALLGGFVIAATVDWLLGAVDLPFAESWLILALTMFVSGMVFTMFNTMFGRWAMLPTWGLMVIIGNPSSGGAVSWPLLPSPLGVIGRWLPPGASVNAQHTAVYFQGHQHVFPFLVLAGWALLSCTVFWVWRHRHPGGREKEPPEAEPEAAVS, encoded by the coding sequence ATGGCACACACGTCGCAGGAGACCGACGACGGCGGGCCGGCGCGCGGGCGGTGGTCCGCGTTCCGGCAGTCGCCGTTCTGGCCGGCCACCGTGCTGGTGCTGATCCTCGCCGCCGCGGCGGGCTTCTTCGCGGGCTCGTACACCTACTCGATGGCGAACCCGACGCCGCGCCTGATTCCCACGGCCGTGGTCGGCTCCTACGAGAAGGCGGGCGGCCGGGCCTTCCTGCGCGGCCTGGAACAGGCGCTGAACACCTCGGTGCGGGTGCATCCCTACGAGACCCGCGCCGCGGCCCGCGAGGCGATCGAGCAGCAGGAGGTCTTCGCGGTCTTCGAGCTGCGCGACGACGGTCGGGACGCGGCCCTCGACGTGTCCGGCGCGTCCGGCGCCTCGGTCGCCGAGCTGCTCGCGCAGACGGCACCGGCCGTGGGGAAGAAGCTCGGCGTCCAGGTCACCGTCCGGGACGTCAACCCCCTCCAGCGGGGCGACCCGCGCGGGCTGGCCATCTTCTACATCTCCCTGGCCGCCGTGATCATCGGCTTCGTCGGGGCGATCCAGCTGAGCGTGCACGCGCGGGCGCTCACCCCGTTGGAGCGCATCCTGTTCACGGTGGCCTACGCGCTGCTCGGCGGGTTCGTCATCGCGGCCACGGTGGACTGGCTGCTGGGCGCGGTGGACCTGCCGTTCGCCGAGTCGTGGCTGATCCTGGCGCTCACGATGTTCGTGTCCGGCATGGTCTTCACCATGTTCAACACCATGTTCGGCCGGTGGGCGATGCTGCCGACCTGGGGCCTGATGGTGATCATCGGCAACCCCTCCTCGGGCGGCGCGGTGTCCTGGCCGCTGCTGCCGTCGCCGCTGGGGGTGATCGGCCGGTGGCTGCCGCCCGGGGCCTCGGTCAACGCGCAGCACACCGCGGTGTACTTCCAGGGCCACCAGCACGTGTTCCCGTTCCTGGTGCTGGCCGGGTGGGCGCTGCTGTCCTGCACGGTTTTCTGGGTCTGGCGGCACCGGCATCCCGGCGGGCGGGAGAAGGAGCCGCCGGAGGCCGAGCCGGAGGCCGCGGTGTCCTGA
- a CDS encoding Dps family protein translates to MSSPKPKPPSSAEHRSDGSQPWLHQKGRTIQEFGTVKQFPVALTMDTRLYSCQRLNKVLADTRILHDLYKKYHWLMRGATFYQLHLLLDKHAGEQLELIDTVAERVQTLGGVAVGDPRHVAEITTVPRPPDGVEEVPSMLSRLLEAHELILTECHDAAARTQEYGDDGTNDLLVSEVLRTNELQAWFVAEHLVDTPLVHA, encoded by the coding sequence GTGAGTTCCCCGAAGCCGAAACCCCCGTCGTCCGCGGAGCACCGGTCGGACGGCAGCCAGCCCTGGCTGCACCAGAAGGGCCGGACCATTCAGGAGTTCGGCACCGTCAAGCAGTTCCCCGTGGCCCTGACCATGGACACCCGGCTCTACTCCTGCCAGCGGCTCAACAAGGTCCTGGCGGACACCCGGATCCTGCACGATCTGTACAAGAAGTACCACTGGCTGATGCGCGGGGCGACGTTCTACCAACTGCACCTGCTGCTGGACAAGCACGCGGGTGAGCAGCTGGAGCTGATCGACACCGTCGCCGAACGCGTCCAGACGCTCGGCGGCGTCGCGGTCGGCGACCCCCGGCACGTCGCCGAGATCACCACCGTGCCGCGCCCGCCGGACGGGGTGGAGGAGGTGCCGTCGATGCTCTCGCGGCTGCTGGAGGCGCACGAGCTGATCCTGACCGAGTGTCACGACGCGGCGGCCCGCACCCAGGAGTACGGGGACGACGGCACCAACGACCTGCTGGTCTCCGAGGTCCTGCGGACCAACGAACTCCAGGCGTGGTTCGTGGCGGAGCACCTCGTGGACACGCCGCTGGTCCACGCCTGA
- a CDS encoding Gfo/Idh/MocA family protein, which translates to MSARPARRRVAVVGTGAIVTGSHLPALAAHADRAELVAAVDVDPERLDAFRAQAPGDVAGYASTDAMLDAVRPDLVLVGTPPSLHREQTVAALKAGAWVLCEKPLCLSLAEYDDIAAAEEASGAYASVIFQHRYGSGAAHARDLIASGELGAPLVAHCQTTWHRDAAYYAVPWRGRWSTEGGGPTMGHGIHQYDLLLHLLGPWAEIRAMASRLVHDTESEDVSTALVRFGSGALATVVNSVLSPEEVSRIRVDCADATVELTHLYGHRNDDWTYTPARHVAPARAAAWRTPGADVPSSHTAQLGAVLDAWDAGARPPGSGQEARATLEFAAALYKAAFTGRPVRAGEIAAGDPFYSAMHGDHPDWAPGEPA; encoded by the coding sequence ATGTCCGCACGTCCCGCCCGGCGCCGCGTCGCGGTGGTCGGCACCGGTGCCATCGTCACCGGCAGCCACCTGCCCGCCCTCGCCGCCCACGCCGACCGCGCCGAACTGGTCGCCGCCGTCGACGTGGACCCCGAGCGGCTCGACGCCTTCCGTGCGCAGGCGCCCGGCGACGTCGCGGGGTACGCGTCGACGGACGCCATGCTGGACGCCGTACGCCCCGACCTCGTCCTGGTCGGCACACCGCCGTCGCTGCACCGGGAGCAGACGGTGGCCGCGCTGAAGGCCGGTGCCTGGGTGCTGTGCGAGAAGCCGCTGTGCCTCTCCCTCGCCGAGTACGACGACATCGCGGCGGCCGAGGAGGCGTCCGGGGCGTACGCGTCCGTGATCTTCCAGCACCGGTACGGCTCCGGCGCGGCGCACGCCCGCGACCTGATCGCGAGCGGCGAGCTGGGCGCCCCGCTGGTCGCACACTGCCAGACGACCTGGCACCGCGACGCCGCCTACTACGCGGTGCCCTGGCGCGGCCGCTGGTCCACCGAGGGCGGCGGCCCGACCATGGGCCACGGCATCCACCAGTACGACCTGCTGCTGCATCTGCTGGGCCCCTGGGCGGAGATACGGGCCATGGCCTCGCGCCTGGTGCACGACACCGAGAGCGAGGACGTCTCCACCGCCCTGGTGCGCTTCGGGAGCGGCGCCCTCGCCACCGTCGTCAACAGCGTGCTGTCCCCGGAGGAGGTGAGCCGGATTCGCGTCGACTGCGCCGACGCGACGGTCGAGTTGACGCACCTGTACGGACACCGCAACGACGACTGGACCTACACCCCGGCCCGGCACGTCGCGCCCGCACGCGCCGCCGCCTGGCGCACCCCGGGCGCCGACGTGCCCAGCTCCCACACGGCGCAGCTCGGTGCCGTACTGGACGCCTGGGACGCCGGGGCCCGCCCGCCCGGCAGCGGCCAGGAGGCGCGCGCCACGCTGGAGTTCGCCGCGGCCCTGTACAAGGCGGCGTTCACCGGCCGGCCGGTGCGCGCGGGCGAGATCGCCGCCGGTGACCCCTTCTACTCCGCGATGCACGGCGACCACCCCGACTGGGCCCCCGGAGAACCCGCGTAA
- a CDS encoding phospholipase, whose translation MHRRLATGLSAAALAVTTVVATAAAADAAPADKAQVLASWTQTSASSYQAWIAARANKSAWSAYGFDWTTDYCSSSPDNPFGFPFNTSCARHDFGYRNYKDAGTFSANKSRLDSAFYEDLKRVCAGYGGATKTACNSTAWTYYQAVKVFG comes from the coding sequence ATGCACCGCAGACTCGCCACCGGACTCTCCGCCGCGGCCCTGGCCGTGACCACCGTCGTCGCCACCGCCGCGGCCGCCGACGCCGCTCCCGCCGACAAGGCACAGGTCCTCGCGAGCTGGACGCAGACCAGCGCGTCCAGCTACCAGGCCTGGATCGCCGCCCGGGCGAACAAGTCCGCCTGGTCCGCCTACGGTTTCGACTGGACCACCGACTACTGCTCCTCCTCGCCCGACAACCCGTTCGGCTTCCCCTTCAACACCTCTTGCGCACGGCACGACTTCGGTTACCGCAACTACAAGGACGCGGGCACCTTCAGCGCCAACAAGTCCCGTCTCGACAGTGCCTTCTACGAGGACCTCAAGCGCGTCTGCGCCGGTTACGGCGGCGCCACCAAGACCGCCTGCAACAGCACGGCCTGGACCTACTACCAGGCCGTGAAGGTGTTCGGCTGA
- a CDS encoding phosphatase PAP2 family protein, with amino-acid sequence MTEPTDADGGTRGPLGPPSGPGSAGRRALAAVLAELRAVDGALYAAVAATSTPTLDRALRRLSHAADHSKVSLGIAAALALSGARARRAALVGVGAIAVASASANLLGKRLVHRARPDREAARVTVDRYVPMPASASFPSGHTAAAVAFATAVGVVLPEAAVPLGALAGAVGYSRVHTGVHYPGDVAAGAVLGIASAAAALAAAPARARQPNTFTAW; translated from the coding sequence ATGACCGAACCGACCGACGCCGACGGCGGCACCCGTGGTCCCCTCGGGCCGCCATCCGGCCCGGGGTCAGCGGGCAGGCGGGCCCTCGCCGCCGTACTCGCGGAGCTGCGGGCCGTGGACGGCGCGCTGTACGCGGCGGTGGCCGCCACGTCCACCCCCACGCTCGACCGGGCGCTGCGGCGCCTGTCCCACGCCGCGGACCATTCGAAGGTCTCGCTGGGAATCGCCGCCGCGCTCGCGCTGAGCGGTGCGCGGGCGCGGCGGGCGGCCCTCGTCGGCGTCGGGGCGATCGCCGTGGCGTCGGCCTCGGCGAACCTGCTGGGCAAGCGTCTGGTGCACCGGGCGCGCCCGGACCGGGAGGCGGCGCGGGTGACGGTGGACCGGTACGTGCCCATGCCCGCGTCGGCGTCGTTCCCCTCGGGACACACGGCCGCGGCGGTCGCGTTCGCCACGGCCGTGGGCGTCGTCCTGCCCGAGGCGGCCGTACCGCTGGGCGCGCTGGCGGGCGCCGTCGGCTACTCCCGGGTCCACACCGGCGTGCACTATCCCGGTGACGTCGCCGCGGGCGCCGTCCTGGGCATCGCCAGTGCGGCGGCCGCGTTGGCGGCGGCGCCTGCCCGGGCTCGTCAGCCGAACACCTTCACGGCCTGGTAG